One Luteibacter sp. 9135 DNA segment encodes these proteins:
- a CDS encoding GspE/PulE family protein, producing MAVNPQHAALLGRRGRLELDEVLAALMVDGYVSADDAKRVRTGSRSGRSAIELHPLVVVSSAKLDNGRDPGRPLSLEALVEWLAGKADLPYLKIDPMKVNVAQVTQVVSNAYAQRHRILPVAATANEVTFATAEPFDTSWADDLGQMLRRDIRRVVANPIDINRYLLEFYGVQRSIQLAVDAKGQDSTSKIINFEQLVELGKGGELGADDRHVVHIVDWLLQYAFEQRASDIHLEPRRDAGQMRFRIDGVMQKVFELPPPVMTAVTARVKILSRMDVAEKRRPQDGRIKTRSAGGREVELRISTMPTAFGEKVVMRIFDPDLVMKDFSQLGFSAEEDRVWRGMVERPHGIVLVTGPTGSGKTTTLYSTLKHLAKPELNVCTVEDPIEMVSPDLNQMQVQASIDLDFAAGVRTLLRQDPDIIMVGEIRDLETAQMAVQASLTGHLVLSTLHTNDSPSAVTRLLDLGVPHYLIQSTLSGVVAQRLVRTLCPHCKQPAAQDPDEWRVVTRGWDIPLPERVFAPVGCLECRKTGFLGRTGVYEMMPMTGRLRSLISAELDLGRFGAAALREGMKPLRISAAAQVAAGITTVREVLNVLPPSDIEDTSNS from the coding sequence ATGGCAGTCAATCCGCAGCACGCCGCCCTCCTGGGCCGCCGTGGCCGGCTGGAGCTCGACGAGGTGCTCGCCGCGCTCATGGTGGACGGCTATGTCAGTGCCGACGACGCCAAGCGCGTGCGCACCGGCTCCCGCAGCGGCAGATCGGCTATCGAACTGCATCCCCTGGTCGTGGTTTCCAGCGCGAAGCTGGACAACGGCCGCGACCCCGGTCGGCCGCTGAGCCTTGAGGCCCTGGTCGAGTGGCTGGCCGGCAAGGCGGACCTGCCCTACCTGAAGATCGACCCGATGAAGGTCAACGTGGCGCAGGTCACGCAGGTGGTCAGCAACGCCTACGCACAGCGCCACCGGATCCTGCCGGTCGCGGCCACCGCCAATGAAGTGACCTTCGCCACCGCGGAGCCCTTCGACACCAGCTGGGCCGACGATCTCGGCCAGATGCTCCGGCGCGACATCCGCCGCGTGGTCGCCAACCCGATCGACATCAACCGCTACCTGCTCGAGTTCTACGGCGTGCAACGCTCGATCCAGCTGGCGGTCGACGCGAAGGGCCAGGACTCTACCTCGAAGATCATCAACTTCGAGCAGCTGGTGGAACTGGGCAAGGGCGGCGAGCTGGGTGCGGACGATCGCCATGTCGTGCATATCGTCGACTGGCTGTTGCAATACGCCTTCGAGCAACGCGCCTCGGACATCCACCTCGAGCCACGCCGCGATGCCGGCCAGATGCGCTTCCGCATCGACGGCGTGATGCAGAAGGTGTTCGAGTTGCCGCCCCCGGTCATGACGGCGGTCACCGCACGCGTCAAGATCCTCTCGCGCATGGACGTCGCCGAGAAGCGCCGGCCCCAGGACGGCCGCATCAAGACGCGTTCGGCCGGCGGCCGCGAGGTGGAACTGCGTATCTCGACCATGCCGACGGCCTTCGGCGAAAAGGTGGTGATGCGCATCTTCGATCCCGACCTGGTCATGAAGGACTTCTCGCAACTGGGCTTTTCGGCCGAGGAAGACCGGGTTTGGCGCGGCATGGTGGAGCGCCCGCACGGCATCGTGCTGGTCACCGGTCCCACCGGCTCGGGCAAGACCACCACGCTCTACTCCACGCTGAAACATCTGGCCAAGCCGGAGCTCAACGTCTGCACGGTGGAAGACCCCATCGAAATGGTCTCGCCCGACCTCAACCAGATGCAGGTGCAGGCCTCGATCGACCTGGACTTCGCGGCGGGCGTGCGTACGCTGCTGCGCCAGGACCCGGACATCATCATGGTGGGCGAAATCCGCGACCTGGAAACCGCACAGATGGCCGTCCAGGCCTCGTTGACGGGCCACCTCGTGCTGTCCACGCTGCACACCAACGACTCGCCCAGCGCGGTCACCCGCCTGCTCGACCTGGGCGTGCCGCACTACCTGATCCAGTCCACGCTCAGCGGCGTGGTCGCACAGCGCCTGGTCCGTACCCTGTGCCCACACTGCAAGCAGCCGGCCGCCCAGGACCCGGACGAATGGCGCGTCGTCACGCGTGGTTGGGACATCCCGCTGCCGGAGCGCGTGTTCGCGCCCGTGGGTTGCCTGGAATGCCGCAAGACCGGGTTCCTGGGCCGCACCGGCGTCTACGAGATGATGCCGATGACCGGACGCCTGCGCAGCCTGATTTCCGCGGAACTCGACCTGGGCCGTTTCGGCGCGGCCGCCCTGCGCGAGGGCATGAAGCCCCTGCGGATTTCCGCCGCGGCACAGGTCGCCGCCGGCATCACCACCGTGCGCGAAGTGCTCAACGTCCTCCCCCCCAGCGACATCGAAGATACGTCCAACTCATGA
- the glyQ gene encoding glycine--tRNA ligase subunit alpha, producing MSAPTFQDVIQTLNRYWADQGCVLVQPLDTEVGAGTFHPMTFLRSLGPEPWAAAYVQPCRRPTDGRYGDNPNRLQHYYQYQVMLKPNPDNILDLYIGSLKALGIDPLVHDLRFVEDNWESPTLGAWGLGWEVWLNGMEVTQFTYFQQAGGLECRPVTGEITYGLERLVMYLQNVDSIYDIVWANAPHGVVTYGDVFHQNEVEQSTYNFEHANVAELFHWFDVCEGEAAKLIEAGLPLPAYEQVCKASHAFNLLDARRAISVTERQRYILRVRTLARSVAEAYVAQREKLGFPGLKKNDKEAVHGR from the coding sequence ATGTCCGCGCCCACTTTCCAAGACGTGATCCAGACCCTCAACCGCTATTGGGCGGACCAGGGCTGTGTGCTGGTGCAGCCGCTCGACACCGAAGTGGGCGCGGGCACCTTCCACCCGATGACCTTCCTTCGCTCGCTCGGACCAGAGCCCTGGGCGGCCGCCTACGTGCAGCCGTGTCGACGGCCCACGGACGGTCGCTACGGCGACAACCCGAATCGCCTGCAGCATTACTACCAGTACCAGGTAATGCTGAAGCCGAACCCCGACAACATCCTCGACCTGTACATCGGCTCGCTGAAGGCGCTGGGCATCGATCCGCTGGTGCACGACCTGCGCTTTGTCGAGGACAACTGGGAGTCGCCGACGCTGGGTGCCTGGGGGCTCGGCTGGGAGGTCTGGCTCAACGGCATGGAAGTCACCCAGTTCACCTACTTCCAGCAGGCCGGCGGCCTGGAATGCCGGCCGGTCACGGGTGAGATCACCTACGGCCTCGAGCGCCTGGTGATGTACCTGCAGAATGTCGACAGCATCTACGACATCGTCTGGGCAAACGCCCCGCATGGCGTGGTCACCTACGGCGACGTGTTCCACCAGAACGAAGTGGAGCAGAGCACCTACAACTTCGAGCACGCCAATGTGGCCGAGCTGTTCCATTGGTTCGACGTGTGCGAGGGCGAGGCCGCCAAGCTGATCGAGGCCGGCCTGCCTTTGCCGGCCTACGAGCAGGTCTGCAAGGCCAGCCACGCCTTCAACCTCCTCGACGCACGCCGGGCCATCAGTGTCACGGAACGCCAGCGCTACATCCTGCGCGTGCGTACGCTGGCCCGCAGTGTGGCCGAGGCCTACGTCGCCCAGCGCGAAAAACTCGGGTTTCCCGGCTTGAAGAAGAACGACAAGGAGGCCGTCCATGGCCGATAA
- the glyS gene encoding glycine--tRNA ligase subunit beta: protein MADKRLPLLIELGTEELPPKALDDLAGAFAQGIVEGLRKRGVAAAYEAAKTYASPRRLAVHLPDVAIAQPEQTVERRGPAVSASLGADGAPSKALVGFAQSCGVDVAALEKLETDKGAWFVFRAVKPGQPTAALLPEVVAESLKALPIPKAMRWGNREDSFVRPVHTLLMLHGADVVDGQVLGLSSGRLSSGHRFHHPEPVSVADADSWLDTLRQAHVIADPAERRQRVVDEVARVATGGVPRLAEGLLAEIANLTEWPVAIACTFEREFLDVPPEALVTTMETNQKFVPVFAEDGRLTEHFIGVANIESRDPAEIRKGFERVIRPRFADAKFFWDADLKTPLADHQEGLKSVTYQQSLGSLWDKTVRVAELARVIANRVGVDAGQATQAAALAKCDLLTRMVGEFPELQGVMGRYYATRQGLPADVADALDSFYQPRFGGDAIAAGKVGQVLAVAERLDTLAGIFAVGLKPSGNKDPFALRRAALGLARTLIEAGLDIDLRAALSEAFELVPEAALVAGVKPGKDGKPPAVDIGARRRELGDEVQAFVLERLRGYYADQGFSADQFEAVIAVSPATLPDFDRRLRAVGEFARRPEAASLAAANKRVANILRKQAEEAGASPVPATVDPAHFELDAERALHAALDAARAETKGMLTSGDYTGTLARLAALQGPVDTFFDDVLVNADNAAVRGNRLALLAQLKATFGAIADISRL, encoded by the coding sequence ATGGCCGATAAGCGCCTGCCCCTCCTGATCGAACTGGGCACCGAAGAGCTGCCACCCAAGGCCCTCGACGACCTTGCCGGTGCCTTCGCGCAGGGCATCGTCGAGGGCCTGCGCAAGCGCGGCGTGGCCGCCGCCTACGAGGCCGCGAAAACCTACGCTTCGCCGCGTCGCCTTGCCGTCCATCTTCCCGATGTGGCCATTGCCCAGCCGGAGCAGACCGTGGAACGCCGTGGGCCGGCCGTGTCCGCCAGCCTCGGTGCGGACGGTGCGCCGAGCAAGGCGCTGGTCGGTTTCGCGCAGTCCTGCGGTGTGGACGTGGCGGCACTGGAAAAACTGGAGACCGACAAGGGCGCCTGGTTCGTCTTCCGTGCGGTGAAGCCGGGCCAGCCCACCGCCGCGCTGCTGCCGGAGGTGGTCGCCGAATCGCTCAAGGCGCTGCCGATTCCCAAGGCCATGCGCTGGGGTAACCGCGAGGACAGCTTCGTCCGCCCGGTCCACACCTTGCTGATGCTGCACGGCGCCGATGTGGTGGATGGCCAGGTCCTCGGACTGTCCAGCGGGCGGCTGAGCAGTGGTCATCGCTTCCACCATCCCGAGCCCGTGTCGGTGGCCGATGCCGACAGCTGGCTGGATACGTTGCGCCAGGCGCACGTGATCGCCGATCCGGCCGAGCGCCGCCAGCGCGTGGTCGACGAGGTGGCCCGGGTGGCCACCGGCGGCGTGCCGCGACTTGCCGAGGGCCTGCTGGCCGAGATCGCCAACCTCACCGAATGGCCGGTGGCGATCGCCTGCACGTTCGAGCGTGAGTTCCTGGACGTGCCGCCCGAGGCGCTGGTCACCACCATGGAGACCAACCAGAAGTTCGTGCCGGTGTTTGCCGAGGACGGCCGCCTCACCGAGCATTTCATCGGTGTCGCCAATATCGAAAGCCGCGATCCCGCGGAGATCCGCAAGGGTTTCGAACGCGTCATCCGCCCGCGCTTCGCCGACGCCAAGTTCTTCTGGGACGCCGATCTCAAAACCCCGCTGGCCGACCACCAGGAAGGCCTCAAGTCGGTCACCTACCAGCAGTCGCTGGGTAGCCTGTGGGACAAGACGGTGCGCGTGGCTGAACTGGCCCGCGTGATCGCCAACCGCGTCGGCGTCGACGCGGGGCAGGCCACGCAGGCGGCCGCGCTGGCCAAGTGCGACCTGCTGACCCGCATGGTCGGCGAGTTCCCCGAATTGCAGGGCGTGATGGGCCGCTATTACGCGACGCGCCAGGGCCTGCCCGCGGATGTCGCCGATGCGCTGGACAGCTTCTACCAGCCGCGGTTCGGCGGCGATGCCATCGCTGCCGGCAAGGTCGGCCAGGTGCTGGCCGTGGCCGAACGCCTGGATACTCTCGCGGGCATCTTCGCCGTCGGCCTGAAGCCCAGCGGCAACAAGGACCCGTTCGCCCTGCGCCGCGCGGCGCTCGGGCTCGCACGCACGCTGATCGAGGCCGGCCTCGACATCGATCTGCGCGCCGCCCTCAGCGAAGCCTTCGAGTTGGTTCCCGAAGCGGCCCTGGTGGCCGGCGTGAAGCCCGGCAAGGACGGCAAGCCGCCGGCTGTCGACATCGGTGCCCGACGTCGCGAGCTGGGCGACGAGGTGCAGGCCTTCGTGCTGGAGCGCCTGCGTGGCTATTACGCCGACCAGGGCTTCTCGGCCGACCAGTTCGAAGCGGTGATCGCGGTGTCCCCGGCCACGTTGCCGGACTTCGATCGCCGCTTGCGCGCGGTGGGCGAGTTCGCGCGACGTCCCGAAGCGGCCAGTCTGGCGGCGGCCAACAAGCGCGTGGCCAACATCCTGCGCAAGCAGGCGGAAGAGGCCGGTGCCTCGCCTGTGCCCGCTACGGTGGACCCGGCGCATTTCGAGCTCGACGCCGAGCGCGCACTGCACGCCGCGCTGGACGCGGCGCGCGCCGAGACGAAGGGCATGCTGACATCGGGCGATTACACAGGCACGCTGGCACGCCTGGCGGCGTTGCAGGGGCCGGTGGATACGTTCTTCGACGACGTGCTGGTCAACGCCGACAACGCCGCGGTGCGTGGCAACCGCCTCGCCCTGCTGGCCCAGCTCAAGGCTACGTTCGGCGCTATCGCGGACATCTCGCGGCTGTAA
- a CDS encoding helix-turn-helix domain-containing protein has translation MNYNSRGSVMADAAGENVESARIDVTPVTSSFATRVRAVIKMSGSVSEIARRCGFSEGVVRSWRDGNTDPSRGRCVTMAKTLGLSLVWLAAGEGPMMLDGSGDDPLARTDTTENVRGREGREASGPVPSTLDASRLAAAMKLLQSDIEMTGSRFSPVRHADLVAEMYSILGRSGEVDYADRMIAFRHTLMSRVADDQATA, from the coding sequence ATGAATTACAACTCAAGGGGCTCCGTCATGGCCGATGCGGCCGGCGAAAACGTAGAGTCCGCACGTATCGACGTCACGCCGGTCACGTCGTCGTTCGCCACCCGCGTGCGGGCAGTGATCAAGATGTCCGGCAGCGTCAGCGAGATAGCCCGACGCTGCGGCTTTTCCGAAGGCGTCGTGCGCAGCTGGCGCGACGGCAACACCGATCCATCGCGCGGGCGCTGCGTCACGATGGCCAAGACACTGGGCCTTTCCCTCGTCTGGCTCGCCGCCGGCGAAGGCCCGATGATGCTGGACGGCTCGGGCGACGATCCGCTCGCCCGTACCGACACCACGGAAAACGTGCGCGGCCGTGAAGGGCGCGAAGCGTCGGGCCCGGTGCCGTCCACGCTGGATGCCTCCCGCCTCGCGGCTGCGATGAAGCTCCTGCAGTCCGATATCGAGATGACCGGCAGCCGGTTTTCCCCCGTGCGCCATGCCGATCTGGTCGCCGAGATGTATTCCATCCTCGGTCGGTCGGGCGAAGTGGACTATGCGGATCGCATGATTGCCTTCCGTCATACGCTGATGTCGCGTGTGGCGGACGATCAGGCCACCGCCTGA
- a CDS encoding TonB-dependent receptor, protein MNSRHNRAAMMGRRTALALAIGLGTVSGAAFAQSTTGSIFGQVPAGAGQTVTATNETGVTRTVAVDAAGRYTITSLPLGSYKVTLNKDGAAVDSRSNVSLRVGAGTEVAFDAAAASGTSASTSLEGVTVSANALPSIDVSAVDSRTVITSEQLNKLPLARTAEAIALLAPGAVSGSSFFVGPTGNALVSIAGSAVTENAYYINGFNTTDPLSGFGGITLPYGAIDQQEILAGGYGAAYGRSSGGVISQVGKRGTNEWHFGGQVLWEPKGTKADPINYYRQVGAQAGALYDDNRNDKNWRTTYSAYAGGPLIKDKLYIFLAAEQERREGNQTTSIASPFVYQQSYRNPKIYGKVDWNINDSNILEVTGASNKQDYDASIYSYSYATQQKGAYTGKDTAGAPLNKSGANLYTAKFTSYITDDLTLTALYGKMKGTYYTAEGGDQSLPSIITATNQDPLITGGAAISNANPAAQTNNPNHTSTNTNFRVDLSYHIGDHTIVAGLDNQKVADNDDGQSTTGPGYAWEYLNTDAGTPIIGTLPTDDAYVAPPGGRGYYVARYVYSTAASVRTTQRAQYIEDTWQVNDRWMLKLGLRNDQFTNYNQDGQPYLRLTTPQWAPRLGATWDVNGDSSLKIYANAGRYYLALPATVALRSAGASLYTREYFNYTGIDANGIPSGLTPIASSTGGPISANREYGIPRDPATAAATNIKSQYQDEFILGFDAALTDKWTYGAKATVRKLRNSIDDVGDSSAIEAKMIRSGIDPNTIGAIQGSYLFNPGRANTFLVPNTNGGFYSVDMNNQDFGFPHNKRSYYGLEMYLDHAWDGKYQVRFDYVYSKSYGNSEGQVRSDIRQDTVSATVDWDYAEVMQYANGELANSRKHQFKAYGSYQLAPEWLVAANINIASGAPKSCLGFYGPNQTNPNLGYGSYYHWCDGQPSPPGEAGHNPWTYIVTGSLEYRPEWADKKLAFNVTVFNLLNQRKETQVYPLHGTTQQLNPRYGVPIYQTTPRYARFGISYDF, encoded by the coding sequence ATGAATTCGCGCCACAACCGCGCCGCCATGATGGGACGTCGCACCGCACTGGCCCTCGCCATCGGCCTGGGTACCGTGTCCGGTGCCGCCTTCGCACAGTCCACCACGGGTTCCATCTTCGGCCAGGTGCCGGCAGGTGCGGGCCAGACCGTGACCGCCACCAACGAGACGGGTGTAACCCGCACCGTCGCCGTGGATGCCGCTGGTCGCTACACCATCACGTCGCTGCCGCTGGGTAGCTACAAGGTGACGCTGAACAAGGACGGTGCCGCCGTCGATTCGCGTTCCAACGTCTCCCTGCGCGTCGGCGCCGGTACCGAAGTGGCCTTCGACGCCGCCGCCGCTTCCGGCACCTCGGCTTCGACCAGCCTGGAAGGCGTGACTGTCTCGGCCAACGCCCTGCCGTCGATCGACGTCAGCGCGGTCGACTCGCGCACCGTCATTACCTCCGAGCAGCTGAACAAGCTGCCGCTGGCGCGTACCGCCGAAGCCATCGCGCTGCTGGCGCCGGGCGCCGTGAGCGGCAGCTCGTTCTTCGTCGGCCCGACCGGTAACGCCCTCGTCTCGATCGCCGGCAGCGCCGTCACCGAGAACGCGTACTACATCAACGGTTTCAACACCACCGACCCGCTCAGCGGCTTCGGTGGTATCACCCTGCCGTACGGCGCCATCGACCAGCAGGAAATTCTCGCCGGCGGTTACGGCGCGGCGTATGGTCGTTCGTCCGGCGGCGTGATCAGCCAGGTCGGCAAGCGCGGCACCAACGAATGGCACTTCGGTGGCCAGGTGCTCTGGGAGCCGAAGGGCACCAAGGCCGACCCGATCAACTACTACCGCCAGGTCGGTGCGCAGGCCGGCGCGCTGTACGACGACAACCGCAACGACAAGAACTGGCGCACGACGTACTCCGCGTACGCCGGTGGCCCGCTGATCAAGGACAAGCTGTACATCTTCCTTGCCGCCGAGCAGGAGCGCCGCGAGGGCAACCAGACGACCAGCATCGCGTCGCCGTTCGTGTACCAGCAGTCCTACCGTAACCCGAAGATCTACGGCAAGGTCGACTGGAACATCAACGACAGCAACATCCTCGAAGTGACCGGTGCGTCCAACAAGCAGGATTACGACGCGTCGATCTACAGCTACAGCTACGCGACCCAGCAGAAGGGTGCATACACCGGCAAGGACACCGCCGGCGCGCCGCTGAACAAGTCGGGTGCGAATCTGTACACCGCCAAGTTCACCAGCTACATCACCGATGACCTTACCCTGACCGCGCTGTACGGCAAGATGAAGGGCACGTACTACACCGCCGAGGGTGGCGATCAGTCCCTGCCGTCGATCATCACGGCGACCAACCAGGATCCGCTGATCACCGGCGGTGCCGCGATCAGCAACGCCAACCCGGCGGCGCAGACCAACAATCCGAACCATACCTCGACCAACACGAACTTCCGTGTCGACCTGAGCTATCACATCGGCGACCACACCATCGTGGCCGGTCTGGATAACCAGAAAGTGGCCGATAACGATGACGGCCAGAGCACGACGGGTCCGGGTTACGCCTGGGAGTACCTGAACACCGACGCGGGCACGCCCATCATCGGCACGCTGCCGACCGACGACGCCTATGTCGCTCCCCCGGGTGGTCGTGGTTACTACGTCGCGCGTTACGTCTACAGCACCGCCGCGTCGGTTCGCACCACGCAGCGTGCGCAGTACATCGAGGACACCTGGCAGGTCAACGATCGCTGGATGTTGAAGCTGGGCCTGCGGAACGATCAGTTCACCAACTACAACCAGGACGGCCAGCCGTACCTGCGCCTGACCACGCCGCAGTGGGCCCCGCGTCTGGGCGCCACCTGGGACGTCAACGGCGACTCCAGCCTGAAGATCTACGCCAACGCGGGTCGCTACTACCTCGCGTTGCCGGCGACCGTCGCGCTGCGTTCCGCCGGTGCCTCGCTCTACACCCGCGAGTACTTCAACTACACGGGCATCGACGCCAACGGTATTCCGTCGGGCCTGACGCCGATCGCCAGCAGCACGGGCGGCCCGATCTCGGCCAACCGCGAGTACGGCATCCCGCGCGATCCGGCCACCGCCGCCGCCACCAACATCAAGTCGCAGTACCAGGACGAGTTCATCCTCGGCTTCGACGCCGCGCTGACGGACAAGTGGACCTACGGTGCCAAGGCCACCGTGCGCAAGCTGCGTAACTCGATCGACGATGTCGGCGACAGCAGTGCGATCGAGGCCAAGATGATCCGTTCGGGTATCGATCCGAACACCATCGGCGCCATCCAGGGCAGCTACCTGTTCAACCCGGGCCGTGCCAACACCTTCCTGGTGCCGAACACCAACGGCGGCTTCTACAGCGTCGACATGAACAACCAGGACTTCGGCTTCCCGCACAACAAGCGCAGCTACTACGGTCTCGAGATGTACCTGGACCATGCCTGGGACGGCAAGTACCAGGTCCGCTTCGACTACGTCTACTCGAAGAGCTACGGCAACTCGGAAGGCCAGGTCCGTTCGGACATCCGTCAGGACACGGTCTCGGCGACGGTCGATTGGGATTACGCCGAAGTCATGCAGTACGCCAACGGCGAACTGGCCAACAGCCGCAAGCACCAGTTCAAGGCCTACGGTTCGTACCAGCTGGCGCCGGAATGGCTGGTTGCCGCGAACATCAACATCGCCTCGGGCGCACCGAAGAGCTGCCTCGGCTTCTACGGCCCGAACCAGACGAACCCGAACCTCGGCTACGGCTCCTACTACCACTGGTGCGACGGTCAGCCGTCGCCCCCGGGTGAAGCGGGCCACAATCCCTGGACCTACATCGTCACGGGCAGTCTGGAATACCGTCCGGAATGGGCCGACAAGAAGCTGGCCTTCAACGTCACGGTGTTCAACCTGCTGAACCAGCGCAAGGAAACGCAGGTTTACCCGCTGCACGGCACCACGCAGCAGCTGAACCCGCGGTACGGCGTTCCCATCTACCAGACCACGCCGCGTTACGCTCGCTTCGGCATCAGCTACGACTTCTGA